The following coding sequences lie in one Polynucleobacter necessarius genomic window:
- the aceE gene encoding pyruvate dehydrogenase (acetyl-transferring), homodimeric type, giving the protein MAAVPDQVLGKQNVQDADPGETQEWLQALDGVIRAEGAERAAYLIDQQISHARVNGVDQPFHAETPYINTIPVENQARLPGDQNVEHRIRSYTRWNAMAMVLRANKDTNVGGHISSFQSAATLYDVGFNHFWHAPSNEHGGDLIFVQGHSAPGVYARAYMLGRLADEQLNNFRQEVGGKGISSYPHPWLMPDFWQFPTVSMGLGPIMAIYQARFMKYLRDRGFIQEQGRKVWAFLGDGETDEPESLGAIGMAGREKLDNLIFVINCNLQRLDGPVRGNGKIIQELESEFRGAGWNVIKVVWGGQWDALFARDKKGILMQRLGEIVDGQYQTMKAKNGAYVRETVFNTPELKALVSDWSDEEIWQLNRGGHDSHKVYAAFHAAVNHKDQPTVILAHTIKGYGMGGSGEAMNIAHQAKKMNADDVRRFRDRFEIPVKDEQLDEMPLVKFAEGSPELEYMKARRNELGGYLPQRRQKAESLPVPGLDAFAPLLEATTEGREISTTMAFVRMLNTVVRDKTIGKRVVPIVPDESRTFGMEGMFRQLGIWNQLGQLYTPEDHDQLMFYKEDKTGQILQEGINEAGGMCDWIAAATSYSTHGVPMLPFYIFYSMFGFQRIGDLAWAAGDMRSRGFLLGGTAGRTTLNGEGLQHEDGHSHLWSGAVPNCISYDPTFAFELAVVIQDGMRRMLEVQEDVYYYVTLMNENYAHPAMPKGAEKDIIKGMYKLKSVGDDNAKLRVQLLGSGTIFREVIEAAEMLQKDWGIASDLWGCPSFTELGRDWNAVHRANLLNPTAVPVLSHVEICLKDTAGPVIAATDYARLFAEQIRPAIQNLGRRYEVLGTDGFGRSDTREKLRDFFEVDRRWVVITALRSLVDAGQLDRQKLAEAIQKYGIDTTKPNPMTV; this is encoded by the coding sequence ATGGCTGCAGTTCCAGATCAGGTTTTAGGTAAACAAAATGTGCAGGACGCAGATCCAGGCGAAACCCAAGAGTGGTTACAAGCCTTAGATGGCGTGATTCGCGCTGAAGGTGCGGAGCGTGCAGCTTACTTAATTGACCAACAAATTTCCCACGCACGTGTCAATGGGGTGGATCAACCCTTTCATGCAGAGACGCCTTACATCAATACGATTCCGGTAGAGAACCAAGCGCGTCTACCAGGCGATCAAAACGTTGAGCATCGGATTCGTTCTTACACACGTTGGAATGCAATGGCAATGGTCTTGCGCGCCAATAAAGATACCAACGTTGGTGGACACATCTCATCATTCCAATCTGCGGCCACTTTGTATGACGTAGGCTTTAATCACTTCTGGCATGCACCATCAAATGAACATGGTGGTGACCTGATTTTTGTTCAGGGACACTCTGCACCAGGCGTCTATGCCCGGGCTTACATGTTGGGCCGTTTAGCAGATGAGCAACTGAATAACTTTCGTCAAGAAGTAGGCGGCAAAGGAATCTCCTCTTATCCGCATCCATGGTTGATGCCAGATTTTTGGCAGTTCCCAACCGTATCAATGGGCCTTGGCCCAATTATGGCAATTTACCAAGCCCGCTTTATGAAGTACCTACGAGATCGTGGTTTTATTCAAGAGCAGGGTCGTAAGGTTTGGGCTTTCTTGGGTGATGGTGAAACCGATGAACCAGAATCATTGGGTGCGATTGGTATGGCTGGACGTGAGAAGTTGGATAACTTGATTTTTGTTATCAACTGCAACTTGCAGCGTCTTGATGGCCCAGTACGCGGCAATGGAAAAATTATTCAAGAACTTGAGAGCGAGTTCCGTGGAGCTGGATGGAACGTCATTAAGGTAGTGTGGGGTGGTCAATGGGACGCATTGTTTGCCCGTGACAAAAAAGGCATCTTGATGCAGCGTCTTGGCGAAATCGTTGACGGCCAGTATCAGACTATGAAGGCTAAAAATGGTGCCTATGTTCGTGAGACCGTTTTCAATACACCAGAGTTAAAAGCATTGGTAAGCGATTGGAGTGACGAAGAGATTTGGCAGCTCAATCGCGGTGGACATGATTCCCATAAGGTCTATGCAGCATTTCATGCGGCGGTAAATCATAAAGATCAGCCTACAGTAATTCTGGCTCATACGATTAAAGGTTATGGTATGGGTGGCTCTGGTGAGGCAATGAACATTGCTCACCAAGCGAAGAAGATGAATGCGGACGATGTACGTCGTTTCCGTGATCGCTTTGAGATTCCAGTTAAGGATGAGCAACTCGATGAAATGCCCTTAGTGAAATTTGCCGAAGGTAGCCCTGAGCTCGAGTATATGAAGGCGCGTCGTAATGAGTTGGGTGGATATTTGCCACAACGCCGCCAAAAGGCAGAAAGCTTGCCGGTACCAGGCTTAGATGCATTTGCACCATTGTTAGAAGCAACGACTGAAGGCCGTGAAATTTCTACGACTATGGCGTTTGTGCGCATGCTCAATACCGTAGTGCGCGACAAGACTATCGGCAAACGAGTAGTTCCAATCGTTCCAGATGAATCTCGTACCTTTGGTATGGAGGGTATGTTCCGTCAACTTGGTATTTGGAATCAACTCGGTCAGCTTTACACGCCAGAAGATCATGATCAATTAATGTTCTATAAAGAGGATAAGACCGGTCAAATTTTGCAAGAAGGTATTAATGAAGCAGGCGGTATGTGCGATTGGATTGCAGCCGCTACTTCCTACTCCACCCACGGCGTGCCCATGTTGCCGTTCTATATTTTCTATTCCATGTTTGGTTTCCAACGTATTGGCGACTTAGCTTGGGCTGCAGGAGATATGCGTAGCCGTGGATTCTTGCTCGGCGGCACTGCCGGTAGAACCACATTGAATGGTGAAGGTCTGCAACACGAAGATGGTCATAGCCATCTATGGAGTGGTGCAGTTCCAAACTGCATTAGTTATGACCCCACTTTTGCATTTGAATTGGCGGTAGTAATTCAAGATGGCATGCGTCGCATGTTGGAAGTGCAAGAAGACGTCTATTACTACGTCACTTTAATGAATGAGAACTATGCCCATCCAGCAATGCCAAAGGGCGCGGAAAAAGACATTATCAAAGGGATGTACAAGCTCAAGTCAGTTGGTGACGACAATGCCAAGTTGCGTGTACAACTCTTAGGTTCAGGTACGATCTTCCGCGAAGTGATTGAAGCTGCCGAGATGTTGCAAAAAGATTGGGGCATTGCATCTGACTTGTGGGGCTGCCCCAGCTTCACTGAGTTAGGTCGTGATTGGAATGCTGTACACCGCGCGAATTTGCTCAACCCAACTGCAGTTCCCGTGCTTTCTCATGTTGAGATATGTCTCAAAGACACTGCCGGCCCAGTAATTGCTGCAACTGACTATGCCCGTTTATTTGCCGAGCAAATTCGTCCAGCTATTCAGAACTTGGGTCGTCGCTATGAGGTGCTCGGTACCGATGGCTTTGGTCGATCTGATACTCGAGAGAAATTGCGTGACTTCTTTGAAGTGGATCGTCGCTGGGTAGTGATCACTGCGCTCAGATCGCTGGTCGATGCAGGACAACTGGATCGTCAAAAATTGGCCGAAGCCATTCAGAAGTACGGCATCGATACTACTAAACCAAACCCAATGACGGTTTAA
- the aceF gene encoding dihydrolipoyllysine-residue acetyltransferase: MSQIIDIKVPGIGDYKDVPVIEVLVKAGDKVEKEQSIVVLESDKATMDVPSSHAGIVKEVKVKVGDNLSEGSVVITLEEGGSAAVPASAPAASAPAVSAPASAGGAAIEVKVPDIGDYKDVPVIEVLVKAGDRVEKEQSIVVLESDKATMDVPSSHAGIVKEVKVKVGDNLSEGSVVVILEGGSGSVDSVVAPVASALAALQPAIKAVEPPIPRAPAPPPIGDTSNTPAPVDAAASHASPSVRKFARELGVTIGQVKGSGPKGRITQEDVQAFVKAAMSGGAGSTGAAVSSGGSLGGLNLIPWPKVDFTKFGEIERQPLNRIKKLTAANLGRNWVMIPAVTYHEDADITDLEAFRVLTNKENEKKGIKITMLAFLMKAAVAALKKYPEFNSSLDGDDLILKKYFNIGFAADTPTGLVVPVIKDADKKGIFELAKETSELAALARDGKLKPDQMQGASFTISSLGGIGGTYFSPIVNAPEVAILGVSKAAMKPVWDGKQFVPRLICPLSLSADHRLIDGALATRFNVYISQLLADFRRASL, from the coding sequence ATGAGTCAAATAATTGATATAAAAGTTCCGGGCATTGGTGACTACAAGGATGTGCCAGTCATTGAGGTATTGGTCAAAGCTGGCGATAAAGTAGAAAAAGAGCAATCTATTGTTGTTCTTGAATCCGATAAAGCCACCATGGATGTTCCCTCATCCCATGCTGGCATCGTCAAAGAAGTGAAGGTCAAAGTCGGCGATAACCTTTCCGAAGGGTCGGTAGTGATCACTTTGGAAGAGGGCGGATCTGCGGCTGTGCCAGCGTCTGCCCCTGCAGCAAGTGCTCCAGCAGTGTCTGCTCCAGCAAGTGCTGGTGGCGCTGCTATTGAAGTGAAAGTTCCAGATATAGGCGACTACAAAGATGTACCAGTCATTGAAGTATTGGTCAAAGCTGGCGACAGGGTAGAAAAAGAACAGTCGATCGTCGTGTTGGAATCCGACAAAGCCACGATGGATGTTCCCTCATCCCATGCTGGGATCGTCAAAGAAGTGAAGGTCAAAGTCGGCGACAACCTTTCCGAAGGTTCTGTCGTGGTGATTTTGGAAGGTGGTTCTGGATCTGTGGATTCTGTAGTGGCCCCTGTTGCTAGTGCTCTAGCAGCTTTGCAACCAGCCATTAAAGCGGTTGAGCCTCCCATCCCAAGAGCTCCAGCGCCTCCTCCTATTGGCGATACCAGCAACACTCCTGCACCAGTCGATGCTGCAGCAAGTCATGCAAGCCCTTCAGTGCGCAAGTTTGCGCGTGAACTCGGGGTGACTATTGGTCAAGTAAAAGGTTCTGGCCCCAAAGGCCGTATCACTCAAGAAGACGTACAAGCGTTTGTAAAAGCAGCTATGAGTGGTGGCGCTGGTAGCACTGGCGCAGCCGTATCTAGTGGCGGAAGTCTGGGTGGTCTCAATCTGATTCCTTGGCCAAAAGTCGATTTCACGAAGTTTGGAGAAATCGAGCGTCAGCCACTCAATCGCATTAAGAAGTTAACTGCAGCCAACCTTGGTCGTAACTGGGTGATGATTCCTGCGGTAACTTACCATGAGGATGCTGACATTACAGACCTGGAAGCCTTCCGTGTTCTCACCAACAAAGAGAACGAGAAGAAGGGCATCAAAATAACGATGCTTGCTTTCTTAATGAAAGCAGCGGTTGCCGCTCTGAAAAAATACCCCGAGTTCAATAGCTCACTCGATGGTGATGATCTCATTCTCAAGAAGTATTTTAATATCGGTTTTGCTGCCGATACGCCAACGGGTTTAGTGGTGCCGGTTATTAAAGATGCCGATAAGAAGGGTATCTTTGAGTTGGCGAAAGAAACTTCAGAATTAGCAGCGCTTGCTCGTGATGGCAAATTAAAGCCAGATCAAATGCAAGGTGCAAGCTTTACGATTTCATCTCTGGGTGGCATCGGCGGAACTTATTTCTCACCGATTGTGAACGCCCCAGAGGTTGCTATTTTGGGTGTCAGCAAAGCAGCGATGAAGCCAGTGTGGGATGGTAAGCAGTTCGTGCCACGTTTGATTTGCCCATTATCACTTTCTGCTGACCACCGTTTGATCGATGGTGCACTAGCTACGCGCTTTAATGTGTATATCTCTCAACTTCTGGCCGACTTCCGTCGCGCTAGCTTGTAA
- the lpdA gene encoding dihydrolipoyl dehydrogenase, translating into MAKQTILVPDIGDYSDVPVIEVLVKVGDVIEKEQPLLVLESDKTTMEVPADAAGIVTSISVKLGDKVSKGSVIAKIDASAAAPVAKSSTPTPTAAPAPAQPVAMAPAPVTGHYSGKVDHECEVLVLGAGPGGYSAAFRSADLGMNTVLVERYSTLGGVCLNVGCIPSKALLHTTAVMDEVKTMAKHGITFGEPKIEIDQLRGYKESVIAKLTGGLAGMAKARKVKVVRGLGKFLDANHVEVELTNGSGQDLTGQKEVVRFQKAIIAAGSQPVKLPFLPEDTRIVDSTGALLLKSIPKRMLVIGGGIIGLEMATVYSTLGSRIDIAEMMDGLMAGADRDLEKVWGKFNAGRFENIMLKTRAAKAEVKPDGIEVTFEGENAPAQAQTYDLVLVAVGRSPNGKKIDAGKAGVQVDERGFIPVDKQMRTNVPNIFAIGDLVGQPMLAHKAVHEGHVAAEAAAGQKSYFDAKQIPSVAYTDPEVAWAGLTEERCKAQGIAYEKGLFPWGASGRAIANGRDEGFTKLIFDANTHRIIGGGIVGTHAGDLIGEVCLAIEMGADAVDIGKTIHPHPTLGESVGLAAEAAHGHCTDLPPVKKK; encoded by the coding sequence ATGGCTAAGCAAACCATCCTCGTTCCAGATATTGGCGATTACTCCGATGTGCCAGTTATTGAAGTTTTAGTCAAAGTAGGTGATGTCATTGAAAAAGAGCAGCCCCTCTTGGTGCTTGAGTCTGATAAAACCACTATGGAAGTGCCAGCAGATGCTGCGGGCATAGTAACCAGTATTTCTGTAAAACTAGGCGACAAAGTCAGCAAAGGTTCTGTAATCGCGAAAATCGATGCAAGCGCTGCTGCTCCAGTTGCCAAATCTTCAACTCCCACACCTACAGCTGCACCAGCACCAGCACAACCAGTAGCAATGGCTCCTGCTCCTGTAACAGGGCACTACAGCGGTAAGGTCGATCATGAGTGTGAAGTCTTAGTTCTTGGCGCTGGCCCTGGTGGTTACAGTGCAGCGTTCCGCAGTGCCGACCTGGGAATGAATACTGTCTTAGTTGAGCGTTATTCAACTTTAGGTGGTGTTTGCTTAAACGTAGGGTGTATTCCCTCTAAGGCATTGCTACACACTACTGCAGTCATGGATGAAGTCAAAACTATGGCCAAGCATGGCATTACTTTTGGTGAACCTAAAATTGAAATTGATCAATTGCGTGGCTATAAAGAGTCTGTGATTGCGAAGCTCACTGGTGGACTTGCGGGTATGGCTAAAGCTCGCAAAGTCAAAGTGGTTCGTGGCTTAGGTAAGTTCTTAGACGCAAACCATGTTGAAGTGGAGTTAACTAACGGTAGCGGTCAAGACCTCACTGGTCAAAAAGAAGTCGTGCGCTTTCAGAAAGCCATTATTGCTGCCGGCAGTCAGCCGGTGAAGCTACCGTTCTTGCCTGAAGATACTCGTATTGTCGACAGCACTGGAGCCTTATTACTCAAGAGCATTCCAAAACGAATGCTCGTGATTGGTGGCGGCATTATTGGTCTAGAGATGGCAACGGTCTATAGCACTCTTGGTTCACGAATTGATATTGCTGAGATGATGGATGGCCTGATGGCGGGAGCAGATCGCGACTTAGAAAAGGTTTGGGGAAAATTTAACGCCGGTCGCTTTGAAAACATCATGCTGAAGACTCGTGCAGCCAAGGCAGAAGTCAAGCCCGATGGTATTGAAGTGACTTTTGAAGGCGAGAATGCGCCAGCCCAAGCTCAAACCTATGACTTAGTCTTGGTTGCGGTAGGTCGTTCACCAAACGGTAAGAAAATTGATGCTGGTAAAGCAGGTGTTCAAGTAGATGAGCGCGGTTTTATTCCGGTAGACAAGCAGATGCGCACCAATGTCCCTAATATTTTTGCGATTGGCGACTTAGTGGGTCAGCCGATGTTGGCACATAAAGCAGTTCATGAAGGACATGTTGCAGCAGAAGCGGCAGCGGGGCAGAAGTCCTACTTTGATGCTAAGCAAATTCCTTCGGTTGCCTACACCGATCCTGAAGTGGCTTGGGCTGGTTTAACTGAAGAGCGGTGTAAGGCGCAAGGTATTGCCTATGAAAAAGGTTTATTCCCGTGGGGAGCTAGCGGTCGCGCAATTGCAAACGGTCGTGACGAAGGGTTTACCAAGTTAATTTTTGATGCCAATACCCATCGTATTATTGGTGGTGGTATTGTCGGGACACACGCTGGCGATTTGATTGGTGAAGTATGCCTTGCTATTGAGATGGGTGCCGATGCAGTTGATATTGGTAAAACGATTCATCCGCATCCAACTTTAGGGGAGTCAGTGGGCCTTGCTGCAGAGGCGGCTCATGGTCACTGCACCGATTTACCGCCTGTAAAGAAAAAGTAA
- a CDS encoding phasin family protein has product MNLTPEQITAAQKANLETLSGLTNQALHSIEKLVELNLAIAKQSLSESVNNAKKALEVKDIQQLLAHQAETVQPIAEKIISYSRHLYELAHETQDSFTKSAEKEFAEGQKKMNALVEEWTKGAPAGSDAAVQALKQAIASANNVFETSQKAVKHAVEVAQTNMNTAADAVAKTASKATKKR; this is encoded by the coding sequence ATGAACTTAACGCCAGAACAAATCACAGCAGCGCAAAAAGCGAATTTAGAGACCTTGAGCGGCTTAACCAATCAAGCACTTCATAGTATTGAAAAACTCGTTGAACTGAACTTGGCAATCGCTAAGCAAAGTTTGAGTGAGAGTGTTAACAATGCTAAAAAAGCTTTAGAAGTAAAAGATATTCAACAATTGTTAGCTCACCAAGCTGAAACAGTTCAACCGATTGCAGAAAAAATTATTTCTTACAGCCGCCATCTTTATGAGTTAGCTCATGAGACTCAAGATAGTTTTACGAAGTCTGCAGAAAAAGAATTTGCTGAGGGCCAAAAGAAAATGAATGCCTTGGTTGAGGAATGGACTAAAGGTGCACCCGCCGGCTCTGATGCTGCTGTCCAGGCACTCAAGCAAGCCATCGCATCTGCTAACAACGTTTTTGAGACCAGTCAAAAGGCTGTCAAGCATGCTGTTGAGGTTGCTCAAACCAATATGAACACTGCCGCTGATGCAGTTGCTAAGACGGCCAGCAAAGCAACTAAGAAAAGATAA
- a CDS encoding DMT family transporter — MIWSTGFVIARLAMPYVEPATFLFWRFAGVIAAMAALSLIWRINWPSWSQMKHIAVAGALLQFDYLLGVWFAVRLGMTAGLVAIIVGLQPILTAWFAAWISEAVSPRQWIGLCFGFAGVALVVAEKNWFCPYSRCQLLTCFWRITLDYLWHSLSKKYCPVFDLRAGSSIQFGVSAVLCFFCMYFFESGVMVWNASVIGALLWAIFPLSIGSISLLFMMIRKGAATKVTSLLYLTPPTTAAMAWLLFGEPFTLIMALGLCLTMTGVVLVNARQTNTVATIAE, encoded by the coding sequence TTGATTTGGAGCACTGGATTTGTGATTGCACGTCTGGCAATGCCCTATGTAGAGCCGGCTACATTCTTATTTTGGCGTTTTGCCGGAGTCATTGCGGCAATGGCTGCCTTAAGCTTAATTTGGCGTATCAATTGGCCTAGCTGGTCTCAGATGAAGCATATTGCCGTTGCGGGAGCGTTATTGCAATTTGATTATTTGTTAGGTGTCTGGTTTGCGGTGCGCCTAGGAATGACTGCGGGATTAGTGGCCATTATTGTTGGTCTCCAACCCATTTTGACTGCTTGGTTTGCAGCATGGATCTCCGAGGCAGTGTCACCGCGCCAATGGATAGGATTGTGTTTCGGGTTTGCAGGTGTCGCCCTAGTGGTCGCTGAAAAAAATTGGTTTTGCCCATATTCCCGTTGTCAGTTACTTACTTGCTTTTGGCGCATTACTCTCGATTACCTTTGGCACTCTTTATCAAAAAAATATTGCCCGGTATTTGATTTGCGTGCCGGCTCTTCAATTCAGTTTGGCGTGTCAGCAGTACTTTGCTTTTTTTGTATGTACTTCTTTGAGTCGGGCGTCATGGTCTGGAATGCTTCTGTGATTGGCGCTTTGCTCTGGGCTATTTTTCCATTATCGATTGGGTCGATTAGCTTACTCTTTATGATGATTCGTAAGGGGGCCGCAACCAAAGTGACTAGTTTGCTATATTTGACTCCCCCCACTACTGCTGCGATGGCATGGTTGCTGTTTGGGGAGCCATTTACTTTAATAATGGCTTTAGGACTTTGCTTGACGATGACTGGAGTGGTGTTGGTTAATGCTCGCCAGACTAATACCGTTGCAACCATAGCAGAATAG
- a CDS encoding serine hydrolase produces the protein MRLNRFWLFVVAVAFACSALNIAPAFAASKDKDKQTKSSKVVVKSPKKPKTVRVTVTRSNAPVVAALPSLATALGLRGQHDDLSLKSSVAMVVNQDTKEVYFEKNPSISLPIASITKLMTAMVVLDSKLPLNETIVINEEDVHIYKRSRLAGGTVLSREDALHLALMSSENRAAYTLGRNYPGGVPAFVDAMNRKAKELGMDHSHFADPTGLLSENVATAEDLTRMLNAAYQYKLVREFSTWPDLTMVIANRPQKFLNTNRLVRSGDMDIGLQKTGFINAAGKCLVMQARVNNTPLLLVFLDSVGTQSRFADAVRVRDWYERMPSGVQPIRRLM, from the coding sequence ATGCGTTTGAACCGTTTTTGGCTCTTTGTCGTTGCTGTAGCGTTTGCATGTAGTGCGCTTAATATTGCACCAGCATTTGCCGCTAGCAAAGATAAAGATAAGCAAACGAAATCTTCTAAAGTAGTCGTTAAATCACCTAAAAAACCAAAAACAGTTCGCGTTACTGTAACTAGGTCAAATGCACCTGTCGTTGCTGCGCTACCTTCATTGGCAACCGCGCTTGGTTTGCGTGGACAGCATGACGATCTGAGCTTGAAGTCTAGTGTTGCGATGGTTGTTAACCAAGACACTAAAGAAGTGTACTTTGAGAAGAACCCCTCTATTAGTCTGCCCATAGCATCCATTACTAAATTGATGACGGCAATGGTTGTGCTCGATTCAAAACTACCACTCAATGAAACAATCGTCATTAACGAGGAAGATGTCCATATTTACAAACGCTCACGTTTGGCTGGCGGCACCGTCCTGAGTCGTGAAGATGCATTGCATTTAGCGTTGATGTCTTCAGAAAACCGTGCTGCTTATACTTTAGGTAGAAATTACCCAGGGGGCGTACCCGCCTTTGTTGATGCAATGAATCGCAAAGCGAAAGAGTTGGGTATGGATCACTCCCATTTTGCTGATCCCACTGGCTTGCTCAGCGAGAACGTTGCTACTGCAGAAGATTTAACTCGGATGCTCAATGCCGCTTATCAATATAAGTTGGTTCGTGAGTTTTCAACCTGGCCAGATCTCACCATGGTCATTGCAAATAGGCCTCAAAAATTCTTGAACACGAATCGCCTAGTCCGTTCAGGAGATATGGATATCGGATTGCAAAAGACTGGCTTCATCAATGCTGCGGGTAAATGCCTGGTGATGCAAGCTCGCGTCAACAACACCCCCTTGCTATTAGTATTTTTGGATTCAGTAGGCACACAATCCCGCTTTGCGGATGCTGTCAGAGTGCGGGATTGGTATGAGCGCATGCCATCTGGCGTACAGCCCATTCGACGCTTGATGTAA
- a CDS encoding IclR family transcriptional regulator, with protein sequence MNSKTVKTSKTTGEVAKTAIQVVERMMNLLDALAEQEESSSLKTLAEQTGLHPSTAHRILNDMVACRLVERGDGGTYRLGLKLLELGNLVKARLSIREAAQVPMRTLHKLTGETANLSVRQGDEIVYVDRAYSERSGMQVVRAIGGRAPLHLTSVGKLFLASDDPNQVRAYVTRTGLSGHTRNSITDLAKLETELNHVRRVGSARDDEELELGVSCLAAAILDDTGKLVAGLSLSAPTDRIQADWLRSLQETALQISKGMGYKPKSAEPDTQT encoded by the coding sequence ATGAATAGCAAAACCGTCAAAACCTCCAAAACCACTGGTGAAGTTGCTAAAACAGCAATTCAGGTGGTCGAGCGCATGATGAATTTGCTCGATGCCCTAGCTGAACAGGAGGAATCTAGCAGCTTAAAAACCCTGGCTGAGCAAACTGGACTTCATCCCTCTACCGCACACCGCATTTTGAATGACATGGTTGCTTGCAGACTGGTTGAGCGTGGCGATGGTGGCACCTACCGACTGGGCCTCAAGCTCTTGGAGTTGGGTAATTTAGTGAAAGCTCGACTATCTATTCGTGAAGCGGCTCAAGTGCCAATGCGCACCCTACATAAGCTCACCGGTGAAACAGCCAACCTATCGGTACGCCAAGGCGATGAGATTGTTTACGTTGATCGCGCCTATAGCGAGCGCTCAGGCATGCAAGTGGTTCGCGCAATTGGTGGCCGCGCGCCTCTTCATCTCACTTCTGTTGGAAAACTTTTTTTAGCGAGCGATGATCCCAATCAGGTGCGTGCTTACGTTACCCGCACCGGTCTATCGGGCCATACTCGAAATAGCATCACCGATTTAGCCAAACTAGAAACTGAACTCAATCACGTCAGAAGAGTAGGCAGCGCTCGTGACGATGAAGAATTAGAGTTGGGCGTAAGCTGTCTTGCTGCTGCAATTTTAGATGACACTGGCAAGCTCGTAGCCGGCCTCTCACTGAGCGCCCCAACAGATCGCATTCAGGCTGATTGGCTGCGCTCTTTACAAGAAACTGCTTTGCAAATATCTAAAGGCATGGGCTACAAGCCCAAAAGCGCTGAGCCAGATACTCAGACCTAA
- a CDS encoding quinone-dependent dihydroorotate dehydrogenase: protein MVDSYSLLRPWLFCLDPEKAHNITLSNLDRAQRWGLLEKLVSKPIADPHTLCGIQFPNPVGLAAGLDKDGKHIDALAALGFGFLEIGTVTPKPQPGNPKPRMFRLPQAEAIINRMGFNNDGVDACVARVRRSDFWNKGGVLGLNIGKNASTPIENAASDYVLAMEAVYEIATYITVNISSPNTQNLRALQGEEMLRALLTNLDEARKRLSDRYGVRKPLFLKIAPDLDLDDINLIADLLLEFAIDAVIATNTTISRDAVQGMEYGQETGGLSGAPVRNASNVVIKALKARLDNQLPIIGVGGILSGADAREKIMAGASLVQLYSGLIYRGPDLIAKCAKALR, encoded by the coding sequence ATGGTCGATTCTTACTCATTATTGCGCCCTTGGCTCTTTTGCCTTGACCCAGAAAAAGCGCACAACATCACTTTGAGCAATTTAGATCGTGCGCAACGCTGGGGTTTATTAGAGAAGCTTGTTAGCAAACCCATTGCCGATCCACACACACTTTGCGGTATTCAATTTCCAAATCCAGTGGGCTTAGCTGCAGGACTAGATAAAGATGGCAAACACATTGATGCCCTCGCTGCTTTAGGTTTTGGTTTTTTAGAAATCGGCACGGTGACCCCCAAACCTCAACCAGGCAACCCCAAGCCACGGATGTTCCGTCTTCCGCAGGCCGAGGCGATCATTAATCGCATGGGCTTTAACAATGATGGGGTAGATGCCTGTGTTGCCCGCGTACGCCGCTCTGATTTTTGGAACAAGGGTGGAGTGCTCGGTTTAAACATTGGCAAAAATGCCAGTACCCCGATTGAGAATGCTGCCAGCGACTATGTATTGGCGATGGAGGCCGTCTATGAGATTGCCACTTACATCACCGTCAATATCTCATCACCGAATACGCAAAATCTGCGTGCCCTACAAGGCGAAGAAATGCTGCGCGCTTTATTGACTAACTTAGATGAGGCACGCAAACGCTTAAGTGATCGCTACGGTGTTCGTAAACCACTCTTTCTGAAAATCGCACCTGATTTAGATCTGGATGACATCAATTTAATCGCTGACCTCTTGCTCGAATTTGCTATTGATGCAGTCATTGCTACCAATACCACCATTTCACGTGATGCCGTTCAAGGAATGGAATATGGCCAAGAGACTGGAGGCCTATCTGGCGCCCCAGTTCGCAATGCTTCCAATGTGGTGATCAAGGCCTTAAAAGCCAGACTAGACAATCAACTTCCCATTATTGGTGTGGGTGGGATTTTGTCGGGAGCGGATGCCCGCGAGAAGATCATGGCCGGAGCCAGCTTAGTACAACTTTATAGCGGCCTCATTTATCGTGGACCCGATCTCATAGCCAAATGCGCTAAAGCTCTACGCTAG